In Euleptes europaea isolate rEulEur1 chromosome 10, rEulEur1.hap1, whole genome shotgun sequence, the genomic window taaaatttagcagaagtggaaaccagtagagcacctactgcaaaGTGGGGtagtgaatggctgtggggagagtgtaaccccccccccccgttccttttgaaagaggcacaaagtaccaggaagaggggaaacctgtagtaataggccaggggagggctaacaattgccagacaaaaaggcccactgttttctcccccccaccaccatcacccagcgagggtccagatgtccagggatcccaggcactgaggaagaggccagcaggtccccggtctgtgtgtgttccatgcaaacaaacaagggggagatgcacagtccatccttccttcccccccacccccgccatggacatgccagttccctcctggccagagggaggggcaggtgctcaccccccccaccattctgggaccgacgggctccagattcagggcaggcaggcgggtgcccgggcaaggtggcttggctggaagagccccccccccagctggggggcaggcaggcagggccgcgtgCCCAGGCGGcttcgacggggggggggggaaggagagtcccccaactgccccttcctccctccctccctccctcgatgCCAcagcgccagccccctcccccctcccaggggcagcctgagcacggccttgggcccgctctgcagccctgggggcgagagcggccgtaccgaaagagaggcctgtgcggcagggaggggggaggtggcggccgccggggcagctcgctctctgcctccccctcccctccgggctgcagGCGGCCTCAAGCAAGAAAGGCgctgcgcggggcttcctcgtccgggcgaagcgcgtccaaagcaatgagaatttctctcgagcctttctgaagagggactcgaggagccaacagcagaagccaagaggcagcgggtggACTTACGGTGCAAATATCGAAACggcggctgctccctccgctgcttaagaaacccccaatccccacagcaggccagccagcagcagcagcaggtggtcgctcctacgtaacccaagcgcctcctgcgcagactctctcccgccccccgcccctttcgctactcagccgggccTGAACATGGaaagagctgcactcaagggctcaaagagccgcatgcggctcgggagccgcacttttgcgacccctggactagatgaccctggtggtcccttccaagtctatgattctaagttatactgagagtatgtgactggcccaaggtcacccagcaaacttccatgtcagagtggggatttgaacctgggtctcccagatcctagtccaacattataaccactataccactctggctaaTGCCACATAGAAAATGTATTTTACATCTGAGAAACAGTGTGTCACATAGAGTGGGGCTattcaaaggggagggggaataaaaaaTCTGCCCTAAGATCTAAAGTAGCCCATGACAGACAAAAGCACAGAAATGAATCCCAATAACAAGAGCGGTGCTCTGAGCCAGCCAATAGGAACTTTGTACTGGGAAAGGTGAAAATGTGACAGGGGGAGGTTTAGTCAATCAGGTTGGGGGGGGTGAGGATTAGAGGTTGAAAGTTGTGAGTGAGAGGAGGGTTAGTTTAACAGGTGTAGGAATTTAATATCTGTGGAGATATCAGATCTTTAGTAAAGTTCCCCTGTCTGGGGAAATGAGTATACAAAAGCGTTACAGCAGGCCAGCAGTTTGTTAGGTCTATGTAACTTAGCTGCAGCAGACTGTTGTATTTATAACACTGCCTGAGAGAAGGTTTTCCTTCGGCGTATACTGTCTAAAGCCTAACATCCCACAGCTCCTGACTGATTGCTCATATTTACCAAAGTTGTATGTTTCTTTATGAATAAAACTCAATTCTTgctatctttggggggggggggaaccttgttCCCATCAACTCAGCTCATTATCTGTCAGTCTTCAAATCCAGGCTTGGGTGGGTTCATACACAAGCCCAGATTATATCTGCATCAGATTGGTTTCGATTCCCTGCTTACAAACCCCGATGCCGCAGGCTAAGTGGAAAGTTGTGCGGCAGAGGGGGAAATCATGTGGGGAAGCGGCTAGCCCTCAGGAAATCCATCACATGACCCTTTAGACTGCAGACGTTAATATGGAGCATGTCCATAGCTTTTGAGTATTTGAAGCATTTAATATAAATATTCACAGTAATTTTGAGAACAACCCAGTAAGACAAGTCAGTGTTACTATTCCCATTGTGTGGACAGGAGGCTGTGGCCATTTATACTTGGTAACTAGCattgtgttccaggctgaagtgccccgcatatttttttgagtttttcacactgaaccctcattcaggaagtgactgagaagccagcgcatacctgctccgcatttcttaagagtaacctttggtgtttgctccgctCCCAAATCGAAGAATCCCCttgaggaagcatgcaaaatcacagctgtgctgctaatggaaggaacgaaggagcaggcgagtgggggagggggtggaatttctccttttgcggtcaggaccgtgaataggcattttaaaggtcgcatttaaaaaaagagctttgagcgagcatcaaaactgaccctgcataaatggcctgtgagtaTAGTTGCTTGCCTCAGAGCCGCTCAAGTGAGATCTGAGCCAGGAGACTTTTTGGTTCACTACTCAGACTCATAGTCACTATCATAGATGCACTATCATCTTGTCTTTATACACCTTGCTCAGATTCAGACACAGAGTAGCTTGCATTCTAATGGGATCAGAGCTAGAGGACAGAGAACTGCTGGAATGGACACCATCTGTTCTTTGATATATGACAGATGTACATATACAGTGAAGGTTATACAGTTCAGGTGATGCAGCAGAGTAATGGACAAGccataaataaatgaatggatgTCCAATTTCAAATACACATTCAAAAATTTTATAACTGTTATTAAATTTTTGACGGCCATCTGTTTACTCCTCTGAAGTGACAGACTGAAGATTACTCATCTATCCCCAAAGAGAATCCAAAATTAAGAAACCTGTCTAACATTAAAATATCAGCACCAGTCAGCAAACAAAACTCCGAACACAAAGGCTCAGTTCAGATAAACCTGGCTACTAGTCAAGTTTGCATGTTCCTTCCCCTCCCGCATCCTAACTGAAAAAAGTATCCAGCTAAATCTATGTCATAATGTCTAAATTTGGACACtttaacaaatgtatttattttgcagaAAATATGATTCTAAAGCACAGTTTCACCCTAATTAAGAATCCTGGTTATTGGGGAGGAAACAAACTGCAGTTTTCAAAGGCACTTGCATAATGGACACTACAAGAAACAGAAGTTACCGTAGGTGAAGATTTGGTCTTCAATCACAATGTGCCACatgaagggaggggagaggggagcacATGAACATAACAGTTGAATAGGTTTGTACCCCTCACAAACAAACTGATTTGTTCATCAGAATGTAGTCAGACCTACTGCGAACCTAGCTTTCCCTTTCTGGTTAAACCAGTAACCATAGGCTACTCAATAGACCTTGTGCTATTTTATTCTACACTACTAAGATAATGTTAACCAATATTTTAACAGGGCTTGCTGATTTTACCTGAAGGCTATAATTTTAAGGTTTTATCCGTTTTAGAAAATTTCTTCACTGCATTGTTCTCTTATATCTGGCTGTTGTTGATTTTAGATATTGTCcaattattgttttaaattctTGTGTTTTTAACTGCCATTGTGAGTTACTCCAGGAATGGTGATATTGATGAAGCAGGATATCAGTATCTCAAATAAGTAATAATCTGGGTGCACTCAAGACCGAGAACACCTGGGCTTGCCATTATATTGGAACGTAGCCTTATTCTACTCTGGGCTTAATTGAGAAAACCTAATATTACTGATCTCTCAATCAAACAATTTTATCTATGAAGAAACAACAACCTTGGAATGTTTCCATAACCAACTGGCTTTCAAGTTTCCTATTTTCAGGGACCACTTTCCACACTGACATCTGTTGGGAAACCTTTGAATGTTTCTTTTTGTAGGATCACAACACTGAATGTCATTCTGGTGTATGCTTTAAGGCAGGGATCCCCAATCTTTTCAAGCCTGTGGGCATCTCTGGAATGTTGGGAGGGAGTGGGTGAGtgccaacccaaaatggctgctgcaggaggctgagCCAAATGGAATACCTTGCTTCTCTCACCTCCAGAGCAAAAGGAAAGCTTGAAGGgagaatggaaccacacactgaccAAGGAAAGCCCAGGTACTTACTAGTCCTCCTGgttcctccagtggaaaaccctttcatttgaatgagagcAGCCATAACAgcccctgccttacaatggcctgACGTACTCCCTGAAAAGCTTGGCGGACACCAAGGGAAGTCCTGGCAGGTGCTATGGCGCCCATGCATGCCACATTAGCAAACATGTCTTTAAGGTGTGAACTCAATCCATTGGGACCTCACCATCTGTGAGTGTGCCTAagaagtaaaagtaaaggtaaaggtcccctgtgcaagcaccgggtcattcctgacccatggggtgacgtcacatcccgacgtttccaaggcagactttgtttgcggggtggtttgccagtgccttccccagtcatctcccctttacccccagcaagctgggtactcattttaccgacctcggaaggctggaaggctgagtcaaccttgagccggctacctgaaaccaacttccgttgggatcgaactcaggtcgtgagcaaagcttttgactgcagtactgcagcttaacactttgCGCCAAGAGGGGTGGGCAAAAGAAACAAACTGATGGGCTACTAGCCAATTTCTTATGGACTACTTAACACACTCTCTGTATCATCCcagttttagtatatgtgctgcttaACGCACTCTGCTTGCTGGGATTCTTGCAGAGAACAATTGAACAGGggacccttggtctgatacaaggcacttcttatgttcttaagcaagaGTGCATACTCAGGATCACTTGTCACAGATTAGTTAGGCCTCCTTTAGAGATCCCGAGCATGCACTCTTGTTTTGGAGATTTAAAGCTTCATGCTATAAAAAGTAAATGTGCAAAACCTGCAGTTTCTGGTATTTGACAACATATGGGAATTTAACATTAATCAAAAGCACAACTGAAAGAATGTATATAATTCCCCCCCAAACAGACTCTCAAATGGGAGTCATTAACTCTACATGCGACAccattaaaatgattaaaatgtcCTCCTCCATTTGCTATGACATTCTTCTCCAATGTAAATTGCTCTGGTAGAACACTTtgacattactttaaaaaaatacccagtCAGTAACCCCTTCTTAGGCTGAACTTTGACAAGCATAAAATACATTAATATGCCACAAAATATTATAATTAAAAATTCTTAGTCCATTTCTTGTATATTTTCTATACTTAAAAATATACATCACCTAATGCCTTATTATGAAAATGTTGTCAATTTAAGGGAGAAGTTAAAATGTCAACCTCTGGAACAATAGCAGCTAACAGATACTAATTTTGTGTGCCAAAAATAGGTTTTTAAGACAGCTTGCTACTGGAAGATAGCACTACTAGCTGGCTTAATTTGTTTCAcaggtaataagaacataagaaaagccatgctggatcagaccaaggtccatcaagtccagcagtctgtccacacagtggccaaccaggtgcctctaggaagcccacagacaaaatgactgcagcagcattccacagcacctaatataataggcatgctcctattcCTAATGGAATGTCTCATGCAACAACACATGAATGTGAGAAATCAATATTCAAAATATTCATCATACAGATTGTGAAGTGAGACTCATACTCTCGAGACAGAGGCAATGTTGTTTCCAAATTACCAGCATTCCAGACACAAAACTGTTTTTATTACAATAAAAGTTTAGTAGCCTTCTTGCCTATGAGCTTAAGACAGGAAATTGAATTTCCAAGTAGCCAGTGAAAGTGAACAACCAGATGGGTATGTTGTCACAGCACTTTTTGGAAAGCTCTCTCCTTAAAGTATGAAATAACTCTCTAGCTTAAGCCATCTGGGGCTGTCTCATTAAAGCCAATGCCATAAACACACCTCTGCTATTGCACACTTTCGGTCTTTCTACGTTTGTAGTGGAGGAGGTTAAACCAGGAGACTTACAAATCTCCAGTTCTAAGCTGATAATATGGATAAGGTCTGCAACCCCATATCTACGTAGAGAAGAATGGCAGTATTCAACATGTACCAAGAAATTTAACCCGTCTTACTTACTATCAGCTGCTTCAATCCTACAAAAGACTGTTCTACCGAGTTGGCGTTTGGAACTTGTCTCTTTGCTGCAGCGGGTTCACCAAGGAAGCGGAGCATTAAGTCTTTTACAGCATCTCCCTAAGAGCAAAAAAATATTCGGTAGTATCAGCAAAAATTTCTAGTCGCCAAAGTATTTATTTTCAAACACAAAACATGTTGCATTATTATTAGTATTAAGGAAAAACAATGCACCaaacagtgcagccctaagcagttacacccttctaaagcaaCAGGCTTCGAAGGGTGTAAACTctactcaggattgcactgcaaatctatCAACTACTTTAAGATTCTCTTCACTGCtctgtattttttttgtaaaaggtgCACTGTTTCAAATTGATTGTGGTACACATGGGTGCAGTTAGAGAAGAACGGAACTGGAATGCAGTCTGGTTGCACCCTGGTACAGGCAgcaaagataaggctgttactctatctgtagttgattacttaacagctgccttgaagatatgTCAAAAGTTATAACCATGTTACACTTAAATGCTCATctgcatacaggtgctctttttgcactgcaACTGGAAGAGAAGGCAGCAACCCTCAAACCACTACAAGAGCAGTTTCACCAAGGCCCATTTTGAAATCTCTTCAAACACCACAAGACAAACGGCAAAGATTCTGCTGATGAAACTAAGTCGTTATGGCTGACAATGGCTGTTGATGCCATTTCAAATCCCAACAGAGAACACTCTGGATATGAATAGAGGatgaaggaaaaggaagaaagaaaaagaaaactacaAGTAGAAGAGTGACCCTGAGTGGGAAGACAAGTCAATagccaccaccccaaaaaaatcaagATGTTTTGAGTTTTTGTAGCTGTGCAGTACCTTCAACCAAAGTTAAATCAGAACATTTCAGGCACCCACAATCAAGGTCTTGGGAAttcaaatccaggtctttaaAATCAAACATTTCTTTCTGATGCCCATCAAATCATGGAAATATGAAAAGAAAAATCAAGGACAAGCCTGTGCTTAATTAGCAGAGTccagagtttatttatttaaggcacTTTTAGCTCACCTTTCTCCTTAAAAGACTTGAGGCTGGTTACACTAATGTTTAAAGTGCACCAGAgtaatatatttataaaaaccTTACATATAACCAATATTAAAATTACTTCAGATTTTTTTCCACGGCTTCCCCAAACCCTGGAGAGTGTCTTTGTTTTCCCATGTCCTACATTCAGTTTGGTGTACAGGCAGTGGTCCTACCAAAACTGCTCTTTAGGATGACATTTGTTCTTGACAATTTGCTTTCATACCTGTTGTTTTTGACAATCATTGTATCTTGTCTGGACCCCTTCCACGGATGGATGGGAGTCTTTCTGGTTTTTTTGTCCCTCCCATATTCTCATGACACCATGATCAACCACCATTTCTACAATAAACTTTTGATACCACTGCTACTAACTCCAACACCCACACTCCATTCCAGTATGTGATAGAGATGGCTTGGTTTGAGGTCTGTTAGTTGCTAAGCAACCTTTAAAAGCACAGTATACAGCAGTCGCTTGTCAGTTAATGCTGGGGGTGGTTACTATCTGAGAATAACTGCTAGAAGAGGAGGGGATGAATGTACTGGCTGCTAACTCAACAAAGGCCATCAAAAGGCAAATCATATAACCTTCATTGGGCACGTATCAAATATCTGACAGAAGATCTCAAGTAATTAAAATTATAGCTCTACTCAGACATCAGAAGCAAACCTTGGTTTGTTTGTTACAGGCACAAACCTAGTTAATGGGCAAGCTCTTGTGCTGCCTCCTTCCCTCATGCAGCATGGCAAGACTGAAGACTGAAGTCTTCAACCTAACTCCAAttgtttgtgacatctgaatcCAGGTGCCTTCACAAACTGCGGCTTGTTTCTTTCTGAGTAACTAGAATGTATacacatttttttcaaaaaacaagGGACAAACTGAAAACCCTTACCTGAATGTTGTCAAATTTTAAGCCAGGCATTGTGAGATTCTCTTTGTCTATGAAAACATTACTATACTGCTGGGTAGCTACAGAAATCAGCACGCTCCTAGTTCCCTCACTAGGAAGCCAAGCATCATTCCTTCGGTCTATCTCACTCATGTTCAGCACGGTTGCAAAAGGGTCATCGCTACCTTGAAAAACCGCTTGGATTTGGGAGAATGGCTTTGGAGACTGAGACATTTCTGGAGAAGATGTAGATCTCCCATTTTTTGCAGGGTACTTAGGATCAGCAAAGTCACAGGACTCTCCAGTTGACACAAGAGAAGACATTTGTTCTGGTAAGGAGGTGCTTGCATTAGGGTTACTGACAGAAATAAAAGATGATGTAGTAAATGAGTCAAAAAAATCAGAAGCTAGTGTATTGGGATTAATGGCATCACCAAAAAACTTGCTTAAGCTAGGACTTGGCTGAACCACTTGTGGATGTATCTTCACTGGAGTCTCGCTTATACCACCCAAACTGGGCGACTTCACCATTTGGGGCTCAAAGCCATCATGAAAGAACTGTTGCTGACTATTCACGCGATTTGCTTGGCTGAAAATGGTGCACACGGGAATAGGCTCGGCGTCCACAGGTGTTTTTGTGGTAAGGGGCAAGGATATATTTTCTTCAGCTTTGCTATCATCAATACTGTTGGAAATACTACTTAACTCTGTATCCGTTCCCACTTTCAGTTCATCTATTGCTTCTGCCTCAATCAACTCTTCATTTAATGTGGGCTGATCATCGATTCCAGCATCAGAAATAGCTTGAGGAGCAACTTCATGTTCAATTTCACTCTCTGTATCAGTAGCTTCTTTCCTTGTCTCTCCTTCTGCTGCATGAAGGTCTTTGACTTCCAGTTGCTGCACCATTTCTTGCAGACATCCAAGATCGCCAGTATCGTCTTCACTATTATTTGGAGAATCTGATATGATGACACTCTCCATCAAGTTCTCATTAAGTTTATCCATGAAGATATTGGAATCTTCTGAAATGGTCTCATTTTCTTCAGACTCAAACTCATCTCCTCCAAGATCAATGGTTTCTTCATGAAAGACAAATTCTTCCTGAGCTAGCTGAGTGGCACACACATCATCTCTTGTCAGGGCATCCTCAACGTTGCATTCTTTGCTTTCCATAGTCACTCTGAATAAAAAATATGAATGAATGTGCTTGCTACCAACCAATTCTAGGGCTAGTTAGTCATAAAACAATAGCTTCCTTTCTATATACTCATTCCAATAAAGTCCAGTACTTCAAATACAAAATAAAGAccacagttctttaaaaaaatctaatgaaCAAGTTTACAGTATAGATTTTAGAAAGGCATTAACAAAATAGTTTACAATATATAGGTGATGAATACCATAATAATGGTACAGGTCCAATACTTCCTTGTGCATCTCAATTTGCAAGGAGCCCACTCAAGATTTcatgctgcctccccctcccctcccctccctcttaatCAGTTTGGAACCATGTTAAGGCTAACCATGGTTAACATCAATGcacatccagtgtggtgtagtggttagagtatcagaatgggcagttgtgaggataaaatggggaacaatgtaagccagtttggttcctctttgggaagaaaggcgggccataaatgaagaaaaataaaaaacatatGATAAGCCACAGTTGATAAGGCTTGGAAGAGAGTTTGAACTTTAGGTGATGTGAGAAAGAAGGTCAAATGTTTTTGAGTGTTCGCTTTCAATCTGCACCATGGTTACATCTGTCCTGTGGCTAGTATCCAAATAATAATTTAGGAGCACCTagtaagattggggggggggaactcatgTCTACCCATATAAACTTTTGAGACTCCCTGAGGCAATCTGTCATGTAGCAACAGAGACTGAGAAACAAGCCCAAAGTTATCCGGCCCCATTCTGGCAAAATAATTAATTGCACAGTGCTTTGGATTTCAGGATGTtatttaaagaattaaaaaaaggacACGCAAATTTGTCCATACCCAGCTATTACACCCTCTTCTCTCGCCACTTTAGCAAAATGAAAATCAAGTTTATCTGACCGTGAGAACACACACAAACGCATGCATAGGATAGTTATTTATTCCATGATAGACAAACTCTTTCCCATACAAGAGCAAGATTTTATTAGCAGTCTTGCAGCTTGACTGGAACTGAATTCAGTGGTGCTTAATAACAGACAGGCTGACACAGCTCTGAATGTGAATGCCCACTTGCCTTGGAAATCTGCTTCCTCTGGATTGCTTTAACACGTTTTAATCAGTGGTAAGAGAGTGCAGAAAGTTGCTAGCTTCTCTCAACCACATAGCGAATACCACAACATCACACACCATGCAGCCAGATCTGGCCATGTGACAATATCACTAAAGGCAAATGAAGCCCTCCCATTATGCTCATTCTCCCATtaaatgggaagggaaagggaaacggTCCCTTTTGTTTAGGCAACTCAGCAAATCTCCTGCCTTGCTGAGCTGTAGGGTCAAACAGCACTGACTTTTACCACAGTCTAGCAACTAGATGGAGTGGAATGCAAGCATATTGTACTTTATTCCATATTCTACGTTATTATCCCTAACCTAACTAGTCATCCAGGTACAAGCAAGGGATCgtcagcccagctgcctcagcaACATGACTACATCAGCTCCTTGGCCCAAACCTGTCCCTTTGCAAATAGTTTCCCACACTGTCACAAAGGGTGCCCCCCCTCAGCGAGGACTGAACAGGAATCGGTGTTtcttgcgtgtatgtgtgtgtgtgtgtgggggggggggcagagcttgcaAAACAcatgcccctttccatttttacTCGCCATTATTTAACATCCCTGCTTTTTCACGTGCAGACGTAGTGCGCCTACCAAccgacttttcatttaaaaatgcaCGAGTACTCGTTTCTCACGTTGGGAACAAGAAACTGGCCAGAGCAATAGTCTTCACTATCCTCTTGCTCTGATTAATCGTTAATACAGACAGACGTTGACGTGACCAATGTAACACAGATGTCTATTTCATAGACAAAGTGGACCTTCTGAAGAGTTCCAACATTACCATTAAGGAACAGAAATCCTATTTTTGCTTAGGATTAAAAAGTGAAACAACACATTATTAGATCCAGAAAGGCAGAAAATCCATTAATATTTGttctccctctccctgcctgATTTTAATGCTGTTTGGGGTGCTCTTCTGTGAAGTTTTAACCTGCTCATGAATATTATTTTCAAGCTGCGTAGACGGGATGGGTTATTAAACGTGTATAATAATATTGCTTTACATTATCGGTTAAGTCAAAAGTCAACCTGGGAGTCTCAGCGTACAAGTTTAT contains:
- the TRAPPC12 gene encoding trafficking protein particle complex subunit 12, which produces MESKECNVEDALTRDDVCATQLAQEEFVFHEETIDLGGDEFESEENETISEDSNIFMDKLNENLMESVIISDSPNNSEDDTGDLGCLQEMVQQLEVKDLHAAEGETRKEATDTESEIEHEVAPQAISDAGIDDQPTLNEELIEAEAIDELKVGTDTELSSISNSIDDSKAEENISLPLTTKTPVDAEPIPVCTIFSQANRVNSQQQFFHDGFEPQMVKSPSLGGISETPVKIHPQVVQPSPSLSKFFGDAINPNTLASDFFDSFTTSSFISVSNPNASTSLPEQMSSLVSTGESCDFADPKYPAKNGRSTSSPEMSQSPKPFSQIQAVFQGSDDPFATVLNMSEIDRRNDAWLPSEGTRSVLISVATQQYSNVFIDKENLTMPGLKFDNIQGDAVKDLMLRFLGEPAAAKRQVPNANSVEQSFVGLKQLISSKNWRAAVDLCGRLLTAHGQGYSKSGLPTSHTTDSLQLWFVRLALLVKLGLFQNAEMEFEPFGNLDQPDLYYEYYPHVYPGRKGSMVPFSMRILHAELQQYLGNPQESLDRLHNMETICTKILDNLERGLAEDGSMTNVTQENRQASVQLWRSRLGRVMYSMANCLLMMKDYVLAVETYHTVIKYYPEQEPQLLSGIGRIFLQIGDIKTAEKYFQDVEKVTPKLDGLKSQIMVLMNRAFLHLGLNNFAEAHKFFTEILKIDPSNAVANNNAAVCLLYLGKLKDSLRQLEGMVQQDPKHYLHESVLFNLTTMYELESSRSMQKKQALLEAVAVKEGDSFNTQCLKLG